DNA sequence from the Amycolatopsis sp. Hca4 genome:
GTTGAAGATCGTGATCGAGATCGCGAAGCGCCGCAGCGCGGTGATGACCTTGTTGGTCCGCTTCGGCGGCGCACTGTCCACCTTGGTCAGAGTCGGGGTGGTCATGTCACATCGCTTCCTTCGCCGTGGTGCCGAGCTGGTACATGTGGCAGCCGGGTTCGAGCTTCAGGTTCTGCGTCCGCAGCTGCCCGGTCCGGTCCCGCCACTGCAGGTGGACGTCGAGCGGGCCCTTCACGTCGTGCCCGAGACCGATCTGGACGTCGAAGCTGCGCCGTCCGGCCTCCCCGCTGCTGCCGTCGACCCGGCCGAGGTACTTCTTGCCGTCCGAGGTCGTCACGGTGACCTGGGCGCCGATCGCGGGCACGCCGGCCGCAGGCAGCGGGCCGGGCGCCACCGGGGCGTCGGTGGTCAGCTTGAGCTGCAGGTACTTGCCGGGGTTCGGGCTGTCGTTGTGGTAGAAGATCGGCTCTTCCCACTGCCGCGCGACCGCGAACTCGGGCAGCCCGTCTCCGTCGGTGTCACCGACCGCGATGCCGCGGGTGGGCACCGGGACCGCGAGACCCAGCTTCGGCGCGAGGTCGGTGTAGCGGCCGTCGGCGCTCTTCACGAAGAAGTGCAGCGTCTGGTCACCACCGATGTCGTCACCGGCGCGGGCGTTCGGCCACCAGAACGGGTTGGACAGCAGGCCGTCGTGCGCGGTGGCGATCTCCTGCAGGTTCGGCCAGCGGTTGACCTGGCCCTTGACGAACCCGGTGGCCTGCGCGATCTGGTTGTCGCCGCTGTTGTTGAAGTCCTGGATCTTGACGTCCCAGCCCCAGCCCGACCACGCCGTGCCGTGCTCGGCGCTGTCGTCGTGGAACGGCGCGACGCCGTCCTTGAGCTGCTTGGTCAGGTCCGCGTTGTCCTTGGCCTTGTTCATGAACTGGAAGTTCGACTCTTCGATGCCCCACGACGTCGTGATGTTGCTGACGAACAGGTCGTAGAGGCCGTCGTGGTTCAGGTCGCCGAAGTCGACGCCCATGCCCTTGAAGGAGTCGTGGCCCAGCACCTTCGACTTCGGGTCGTCGATCCCGCGGACGCCGGCGACCTCGGCGAGCTCGATCTTGCCCGGCGTCGACTTGTTGTACAGCAGGTGGTCGTGGCCGAAGTCGTTGGCGATGTAGAGCTCCGGCAGGTTGTCGCCGTCGATGTCGGTCGCGCTGGAGGCCAGCGTCCAGCCGAAGCGCGCGCTCTCCGGGATGCCCTGGGAGGCGTCGACGTACTGCGCGCTCGGGTTCGCCCCGGACTTGGCCCCGGTCCAGCGGTAGATGTACTTGGCGCCCGAGTTCACCGCGTGCGACATCGACTGGTTCAGCGTGATGCCGCCGTCGGCGTTCGGGTCCAGCACCCGGCTGTCCGGGAAGTAGTTGCCGACGAAGATGTCGACGTGCCCGTCGCCGTCGAAGTCGCCGATGGTGACCGAGTCGGTGTTCCACAGTGGACCGTTGTACTTGCCGTCGGCGCCGCGGTGGTTGCCCGGCACCAGCTCGACCGGCTGGAAGGCCGAGGCGTCGAACTTGGTCGCGGTGGCCTTCTGCAGGAACAGCACCGGCGTGCGGCCCCAGTAGTAGGCCAGGACGTCGGTCCGGCCGTCTTCGTTGTAGTCACCGGGGACGCAGCCCATCGGAGCCATGTAGTCCCAGGTCGGCAGGGCAGGCGCCGGGTCCAGCGCGAAGGGGGCGTAGCGCGGGCCGGAGTCCGGCGTCGGCGTGATGACGACCTGGTCGCTGCGCGGGTCGACGAGGCAGAGGTCGTTCGGCTTGCCGCTGCCGCTGATGTCGTTGATCGCGATCGCGGCGCCGACCGAGGAGATCCAGGCCGCGATCTTGTCGTACTCCTTGTTCACCGTCCGGATCGACTGCGACTTCTTCGCCGCGGGCAGCGCGATCGTCATCGGGGTGAAGTGGAACTTGCCCGCCAGCTGATCCTGTTCGGCGGCGGAGACGCTGGGCAGCCGTGCGACCATGAACAGGCCGAGGATCAGCACCAGCGCCACGATGCCCGCCAGCTGCCTGCGCAGCCAGCCGAAGGTCGCGGTCATTTGTTCTTCCCTCCGTGGGTCAGCACTTCTTCGGCGATCCGCTGCCGCCAGGTTTCGAACGCCGGGACGTCGTCGCCGTCGACGACCACGGCCGGCCGGACCTCTTGGGTGATGGCCGCCACGCGCTCGGCCGGCAGGCCGCAGATCGCGCGGGCCGCCATCTCGGTCTCCGGGATCATCAGGCCCGAGCGCACCCGGCACTCGGCGGCGAAGGCACTTCCCTGGGCCAGCTGCCCGTGGTGGATGCCGGCCCGGTCGACCAGTTCCGCCAGCTCGTCGGCGGTGACGCCGCACGCGTAGGTCGAGGCCAGCCCGACCCCGGCGTACAGGTCGCCGTGGCGCGACTCGGGGAACTCCTCGATCGTCTTGGCCACCAGGGAAACGTCGGTGCCGCAGATGAACCACAGCGCCCGGCCGATGCCCTGGTCGATGGCCCGCAGCGCGTAGCCGTCGTAACGCCGGTCGGGCCAGGAAAAGCCCGGCTCCTGGTACTGGTCCCGGATGTAGCGATCGGTCTTGAAGTACGCCTGGTGGAAGCCGTACCCGTCGAGCACCAGCCAGCGCAGCAGCGGGTCGAAGCCCGACGCCTTCGGCCACGCGAACCGCGGGAGACGGCACATGGCCCAGCCGACCCCGACGTAGATGATGTAGTCGTGCTTCTCCCCGGGACCGGCCAGGAACTCGGCGATGTTCGTGCTCTTGCCGAACGGCAGCCCGTCGAGAACGCCGTACCCCATTCCCGCGCCTTCGTAGGCGAAGCCGCGGAACTGCGGGGGAATGCGCTCCAGCCATTCCTCGGCCTGCGCGGGCGAACGCGCTTCGACCGCGTGTGCGTACCCGAGGAGGAACTTCTCCCCGATCGTCTCGAGTCGCTCCTGAGCGGCTGGGCTCTTGCGGTGGAAACCCCGCTTCTCCAGCGAAGTCTCCGCGACGTTCGGTGTCAGGATGCGACGTCTGAGCGCGCGCCAACCATTGCCCAACGCACTCTCCCCCTTAAGGGTCGGTGTGAATGTGGAGCTCTTTCTCATCACGGTCACAGATGCCCTGGTCAGCGGTCTACTCCACGGTTGCCGGTGACCTCGGGCGTCAAGCTGCGCGCTCTTGCGAGCCCGCGCGGAACTCCGCGCGGATCGCCTCCCGCCACCGCTCGTACGGCGGCAGCGGCCCTTCGTCGGCGAAGGGCACTTCGGTGCGGTCGGCGAGCGCCGTCGCCTCCTCGACCGTGAGGTCCGCGAGCACCTCCGCGGCGAGGCGGCAGTGCTCGGGCACGAACGTCGAGTAAGTGCGCGCCTTGATGGCGAACACCACGCCCAGCGCCAGTTCCGCGTGGTGCGGCCCGGCGAGCCGGCGGAGGGTGGCCAGCCCGGCCCGGTCCGCGCCGCCGGCGAAGGTCGCCGCCAGCCCGATCCCGCTCCACAGGTCGGGACGGCGGCTTTCGGCGAAGGCGCCTGCCGCGGCCGCGGCCGCCTCGGGCACGCCGCCGTGGATGAACCACAGGGCCCGGCCCACCCCCTGGTCGAAGGCACGCGAGAAGTAGTCGGGGCGCCCCGCCCAGGGGTACGGTGCCGGCTCGGCCTGTTCGTCGACCCACCGGTGCGTGTCGAAGTACGCCCGGTCGAAGCCGTAGCCGTCCACCGCCAGCCAGCTCATGACCGGGTGGTGGTGCACCCCGTCCAGCTGCGGGAGAA
Encoded proteins:
- a CDS encoding CRTAC1 family protein, giving the protein MTATFGWLRRQLAGIVALVLILGLFMVARLPSVSAAEQDQLAGKFHFTPMTIALPAAKKSQSIRTVNKEYDKIAAWISSVGAAIAINDISGSGKPNDLCLVDPRSDQVVITPTPDSGPRYAPFALDPAPALPTWDYMAPMGCVPGDYNEDGRTDVLAYYWGRTPVLFLQKATATKFDASAFQPVELVPGNHRGADGKYNGPLWNTDSVTIGDFDGDGHVDIFVGNYFPDSRVLDPNADGGITLNQSMSHAVNSGAKYIYRWTGAKSGANPSAQYVDASQGIPESARFGWTLASSATDIDGDNLPELYIANDFGHDHLLYNKSTPGKIELAEVAGVRGIDDPKSKVLGHDSFKGMGVDFGDLNHDGLYDLFVSNITTSWGIEESNFQFMNKAKDNADLTKQLKDGVAPFHDDSAEHGTAWSGWGWDVKIQDFNNSGDNQIAQATGFVKGQVNRWPNLQEIATAHDGLLSNPFWWPNARAGDDIGGDQTLHFFVKSADGRYTDLAPKLGLAVPVPTRGIAVGDTDGDGLPEFAVARQWEEPIFYHNDSPNPGKYLQLKLTTDAPVAPGPLPAAGVPAIGAQVTVTTSDGKKYLGRVDGSSGEAGRRSFDVQIGLGHDVKGPLDVHLQWRDRTGQLRTQNLKLEPGCHMYQLGTTAKEAM
- a CDS encoding DUF1702 family protein gives rise to the protein MGNGWRALRRRILTPNVAETSLEKRGFHRKSPAAQERLETIGEKFLLGYAHAVEARSPAQAEEWLERIPPQFRGFAYEGAGMGYGVLDGLPFGKSTNIAEFLAGPGEKHDYIIYVGVGWAMCRLPRFAWPKASGFDPLLRWLVLDGYGFHQAYFKTDRYIRDQYQEPGFSWPDRRYDGYALRAIDQGIGRALWFICGTDVSLVAKTIEEFPESRHGDLYAGVGLASTYACGVTADELAELVDRAGIHHGQLAQGSAFAAECRVRSGLMIPETEMAARAICGLPAERVAAITQEVRPAVVVDGDDVPAFETWRQRIAEEVLTHGGKNK
- a CDS encoding DUF1702 family protein gives rise to the protein MATFFGVLRKRALAPSLASVGFEERGFPVTPTAATARLEAVPQAVVCGFEWAIEGASLWELERRLALVEPEQRGFAYEGATMGCTILDAMPGGGRDRTKALLEGPGEPHIFLTYIGIGFAMARLPRPLWKNILPQLDGVHHHPVMSWLAVDGYGFDRAYFDTHRWVDEQAEPAPYPWAGRPDYFSRAFDQGVGRALWFIHGGVPEAAAAAAGAFAESRRPDLWSGIGLAATFAGGADRAGLATLRRLAGPHHAELALGVVFAIKARTYSTFVPEHCRLAAEVLADLTVEEATALADRTEVPFADEGPLPPYERWREAIRAEFRAGSQERAA